Part of the Acidaminococcales bacterium genome, CCCAACTTGGAATCGAACGAGGAAGCCCTGGCGGTTATCGTCGAGGCGATCAAAAAAGCCGGCTACAGTCCGGGCGAACAGGTGGCGCTGGCGCTTGACGTCGCCGCCAGCGAGATATACGACGCAAAGGCCAACACATACTCTTTCGCGGGCGAGAACAAGACATTTACGGCTAAACAATTGATCGACTATTACGCCTATTTGGCGGAACGCTACCCGATCATTTCCATTGAGGACGGGCTGGCCGAGGACGATTGGACGGGCTGGGCCGCGCTGACGAAAAAATTGGGCAAAAAACTGCAATTGGTAGGCGACGACTTGTTCGTGACCAACGTCAAGCGCCTTGAGAAAGGCATAGCTAAAAGCGTTGCCAACTCGATTTTGATCAAGGTAAATCAAATAGGCACGCTTACCGAAACTTTCGATACCATCGAAATGGCCAAACGCGCTGGCTATACCTGCGTAATATCCCACCGCTCGGGCGAGACCGATGACGCGGTGATCGCGGATATCGCCGTGGCGGTCAACGCCGGGCAGATCAAGACCGGCGCCCCGGCGCGCAGCGACCGGGTGTCCAAATACAACCAGTTGCTCAGGATCGAGGAAGCGCTGGGCGTAGCCGCCCAATACCGCGGCCATGAGGTTTTCTACAACTTGCGCTGACCGCGGGACATAAAAAGGCCGCGCCGCCAAGTTTTACGATAGTTTATTTTCCTTCAATGGCGGGGGGGGGGGGCAGGCGGCGGAATCGACAATTTTCTTGCCGCGCCGAGGGAAGCACAAGCCGGCTATATGGCAGGAATGAGGTGTATAGAGTGAAAATCGCGCAACAGATTGCATTTTTCCTGTTTTTCTTTTTTATCTTTACGGTTCACGCACCCTCGGCCTTGTCAAAAGAAATGGTCTTGTTGGACTCAGATATGGTAGACTCGTTTGACGACGGCGTGGCCATGATTTTGCTGGCCAATGCTCCCCGCGTGGAACTGGTGGGGGTAACGATCGTTAGCGGCAACAGTTGGGTGAAGGCAGGGGTCGCGTCCGCCCTGCGCCAGCTTGAAATCGAGGGCAAAAGCTCCGTCCCGGTGGCGGCTGGCCTTGCTTATCCACTGCGCCCCAACCGGCATGAACTGTTTGAACTGGAACGCCCTCTGTTCGGCAGGGGGCAGGACGCATGGGTGGGCTGCTTTGGCCTGCCTGAACCCAAATCCTGGCAGGAGGACTATATAAAGCGCTACGGCATCGCCCCGGATCCGGCGGTCAAACCGATAAAAAAGCACGCCGTGGATTTTATCATCGACTCGGTCAGGGCCAACCCCGGCCAAATAACCATTGCCGCCATCGGCCCTTGCGTCAATCTGGCCCTGGCGATCCGAAAAGCCCCGGACATCGTTCCCCTGATTAAACGGGTGGTTTACATGGGAGGCGCTTTCTACAGGCCGGGCAACATTACTCCCGCAGCGGAATTTAACTGGTATTTTGACCCCGAAGCAGCCAAAATATCATTGCGGGCGCCATTTAAAGAGCAAACAATAGTAGGGCTGGACGTGTGCGAAAAGGTCGTTTTTCGGCGCGCGCACTATGACCGTCTGCTGAAAACCCTCGGCAAGAGCGGGCAGGCGCAATTGCTGCGAGCTTCCTTTGTCGGGCAAAGTTTTGAAAAAAACGAGGACTTTACCTTCTTTGACTGGGACGTGATTGTTGCGGCCATCATCATTGACCCTTCCTTAATTGTCCGAAAGGAAAATGTCTTTGTCGACGTGAATGACCAGTACGGACTTT contains:
- a CDS encoding nucleoside hydrolase, coding for MVLLDSDMVDSFDDGVAMILLANAPRVELVGVTIVSGNSWVKAGVASALRQLEIEGKSSVPVAAGLAYPLRPNRHELFELERPLFGRGQDAWVGCFGLPEPKSWQEDYIKRYGIAPDPAVKPIKKHAVDFIIDSVRANPGQITIAAIGPCVNLALAIRKAPDIVPLIKRVVYMGGAFYRPGNITPAAEFNWYFDPEAAKISLRAPFKEQTIVGLDVCEKVVFRRAHYDRLLKTLGKSGQAQLLRASFVGQSFEKNEDFTFFDWDVIVAAIIIDPSLIVRKENVFVDVNDQYGLSYGQSLAYEEAPPVGAQRADVVLDIDTERFWNLLNDKTYWASAR
- the eno gene encoding phosphopyruvate hydratase, with product MTEIVDVYAREILDSRGNPTIEVEVELESGVCSRAAVPSGASTGAHEAVELRDGDKKRYLGKGVTKAVANVNEKIAPEIVGMSTLEQVEIDNLMIKLDGTPNKRKLGANAILGVSLAVAKAAAIVSRLPLYVYLGGANAKELPVPMMNILNGGAHADNNVDIQEFMIMPVGAASFAEGLRMNAEIYHHLKTVLKEKKLSTSIGDEGGFAPNLESNEEALAVIVEAIKKAGYSPGEQVALALDVAASEIYDAKANTYSFAGENKTFTAKQLIDYYAYLAERYPIISIEDGLAEDDWTGWAALTKKLGKKLQLVGDDLFVTNVKRLEKGIAKSVANSILIKVNQIGTLTETFDTIEMAKRAGYTCVISHRSGETDDAVIADIAVAVNAGQIKTGAPARSDRVSKYNQLLRIEEALGVAAQYRGHEVFYNLR